The sequence below is a genomic window from Sporanaerobacter acetigenes DSM 13106.
TGAAAGATTTAGAAAACATATTGGAGTAGACCCAAAGGGCATAATGAGTGCCGTGTTTGATAATATAAAAGCCGGTGCAACTGTCAGAGGTGCTAGTACTATAACACAACAATTAGCAAGAAACTTATATTTAAACAATGACAAAAAATTAGATAGAAAAATAAAAGAAGCCTATCTTGCTATGCAAATGGAAAAAGCTTTGACTAAAGATCAAATATTAGAGGCCTATTTAAATAGGATAGATTTAGGTCAAGGTGCCTTTGGGGTTCAAGAGGCAGCTCAAACATACTTTTCAAAAAATGTAGATGAACTAACCATTGCAGAAAGCGCTCTTTTGGCTGGAATAGTAAAGAGTCCTTCGAAGTATTCACCATATTTTACAGTTAGACCTGAAGATTTTAATGGTGATACACAAGAAGAAATTGGGCAAGTAGATAAATTTGGAGAAAAATTCATTGTCATAAGTAATAGCAATGCTATTAAAAGACAGCATGTAGTTTTAGGCAAAATGAAAGAACTTGGATATATTACTGATAAAGAATATAACGAAGCAATAAACGAAGATATTAAAACAATTCTAAAACCTGGACAAAAGAAAATAAATGGTATATCTTCTTATTTCACAGACTATGTAAAAGTACAAGCAATAGAAGCAATGATGGGAAAATTGGGATATACTAGAGAACAAGCTGAAAAAGAATTGTACACAGGTGGACTCAAAATCTATTCCACTATGGATGTAAACATGCAACACAAGATAGAAGATATCTATACGAATTTTACTGAAATATTATTTGGAAATCCCCAAAAATTGAAAGGTCCAGTTCTTATTGACTGGTCTTTGGACAAGAACAAAAATATAGTAGATGAAAGAAAAAAAATCATATACTATAGACAAGAAAATCTATTTGATGAAAATTTCAATCTTGTAATAGAAAAGGGAACTTTTGAAATTCGAGATGGAAATATAGCTATAAACAATAAAAAAATTACTCCATATAAAAATAATATAGATATTGGGGATTATTATGCTATTGATGATAAGAAAAATTTAGTTACTCATTCTGTAGGCAGTTTAACTTTGCCTGAAGATGGATTTAGAATGGAAGAAAACGGTGAAGTATTAATACTAAATACTTTTTTATCACAAAAAGAAGATTTTCATAGAATTGATGAAAATGGCAATCTGATTATTAATTCAAATTATTTCTATAGGAGTAAAGATGGAATTGTGCAACCACAATCCGCAACTGTAATTATGGACTATAGAACCGGAGCAATAAAAGCCTTGGTAGGTGGAAGAGATATAAAAGGAAACAAACTTTTAAATAGAGCTACTTCCTCTCAAAGGCAACCAGGTTCATCTATAAAACCAATTGCTGTATATCTTCCAGCTCTTGATAATGGATTTACTGCAGCTTCAATCATAGATGATATTCCACACTACAACGAAAATGGAGAATTATGGCCAAAAAACTGGTACAGTGGCTATAGAGGTCTTACTACTTTAAGGAATAGCGTAGAACAATCTATAAATGTAAATTCAGTAAAAGTACTAGAATCCATAGGAATAAATACTTCTTTAGAATATTTAAAGCGCCTTGGGATAATTAATGAGGAACATCCCGAAAAAGACAATTTTATATCAAGAGCTGAAAATAAAGCAAATAATGATGAAAATTTAGCTGCACTAGGCCTTGGTGGTATGACTAAAGGATTAACGCCACTAGAAATGACAGCAGCTTATGGTGCAATTGCAAATAGTGGAACTTACACAGAACCTATAACTTTTACAAAAATATTAGATAAAGATGGCAATGTCCTTATTGAAAACAACCCTAAACAAAATATGGTGGTATCACCAGAAATAGCTTATATAATGTCTGATATTTTAAGAACTACAGTAGCTAACGGAATTGCTGGAAGAGCGCAGATTCCCAAAATGCCTACAGCAGGTAAAACTGGCACTACTCAAGAAAATGCAGATGCATGGTTTGTAGGATTCACTCCATATTATGTATCTGCTGTATGGATAGGAAATGACTCACCTACGATAAAGTTAACAAAAGGAAGTGCCATGGCCGCTGAACTTTGGAAAAATATAATGATAAAAGTCCATGAAAATCTAGAGCCCCAAAATTTTGAAATGCCACCAAATATAGTAAAAGTAAGTATATGTAGTCAATCTGGAAAATTACCTTCAGAAATATGTAGCAGAGATCCTAGAGGAAATACAATTATAAGTGAAATCTTTGCCAAAGGTACTGAACCTAGAGAACATTGCAATACTCATGTAGTACTAGATATTGACACAACTACAGGAAAAATCGCAAATGAATACTGTCCTAAAGAGCTTATTCAAAGTAAAGTATTCATAAAGAGAGAACCACCATACAATCCTGCAGATCACAATGGCATTATGCCAAAAGATTATCAATACACTGCGCCATGGGAAATTTGTCCTGTACACAATCAAGAAAATGCTATAGATGAATGGATAGATGAGCAATTCAATGAAGAAAACAATGGTGAAGAAGAACCACCCATTGAAGAAAATCCAGAAAACGATGTGGAAAATCCAAACAATGGAAATGGAAACAATCAAAATGACCAAACTCCAGGAAATAACGGAAATGATAATGGAAATGGAAACTAAGGAAGATATTCTTCCTTAGTTTTTTGTTTTTGGGTTAGATACCACAGCCATTATATATCCAAAAATAATAGCTGCCGCTATTCCGCCTGCTGTAGCTTCCAATCCTCCTGTAAAAGCTCCTATAAGCCCACTTTTATCAACCCCTTTAAATACTCCCTTACACAAAGCATACCCAAATCCTGTGAGAGGTACAGACGCCCCTGCACCTGCAAAATTAATCAGTGGTTCATAAATTCCAACAGCAGTGAGAATTACTCCTGATGTGACATATATGACTAAAATATGAGCTGGAGTCAATTTTGTCGTATCCATAATGATTTGAGCTACAACACAAATAAGTCCTCCAACTATAAAAGCTCTCAAATACTCCATATTTCTACCTCCTATTATTTTTCATTGGAAATAGTAACTGCATGGGCTATCCCTGGTATAGATTCACCTTGCTGTGTCATAGTTGGTGAATGTAAAGCCCCTGTAGAAATGAGCAACACTTTATTTAAATTTCCATTCAACATTTCATTGTATATATAGCCATTGAATACAACGGCGGAACACCCGCAACCACTTCCACCAGCATGGGTATCCTGCTTTTTGCTATCAAATATTTTTATTCCACAGTCAGTATATACTTTGGAAATATCATATCCCTGCTCTTTCATAAAATCTACGACTATATCTTTTCCTACATGCCCTAAATCTCCCGTGATGATTAAATCATAGTCATCTGGTGTATGGCCTGTATCCTTAAAATGAATAGAAATAGTATCTATCGCTGCTGGTGCCATAGCTGCCCCCATATTGTTTACATCTTTTATTCCCGGATCTATAATCTTTCCAGTAGTAATATATGTAATATAAGGGCCACCACCTTCTGAAGACAAAATAGAAGCTCCAGCACCTGTAACTGTCCATTGAGCTGAAAACGGTCTTTGAGTTCCAAATTCTAAAGGATATCTATATTGTCTTTCAGCTGTACTAAAATGACTGGAAGTAGCACAAGCTACCTTGTCAGCAAAACCACCGTCTATAATCATAGCCCCTAAGCTCAAAGATTCAGACATTGTAGAACAAGCCCCATATAATCCAAAATAGGGAACACCCAATTGCCTAGCACAATAAGAAGATGTTGTGATTTGATTTAGCAAATCACCAGAAAAAAGGTATTCTATATCTTGCTCTGACAAATTGCCTTTTGAAATAGCAAGTTTGACGGCCTCTTCTTGCATTTTACTTTCACATTTTTCCCAAGATTCTTGTCCCCATTTATCATCTTCTAAAATTAAATCAAAATAATTTTTCAGTGGTCCTTCACCTTCTTTGGGACCTACTATAGTGGCTGTGCTGACAATAGAAGGAGGATTCTCAAATTTAATAGTTTGTTCTCCTATTTTTTTTAGTGCCATATTACTTACCTCCTCCCAACAAAAGATAGATAATTCCAACCATTATAGAACTTCCCACACCATAAACAAGCACTGGTCCTGCTATAGTGAACATCTTTGCTGCAACTCCAAATACATATCCTTCTCTTTTAAATTCCATTGCAGGAGATACTATGGAATTGGCAAACCCTGTTATAGGTACAGCAGCTCCAGCTCCTCCTACCTTTGATATCTTATCATAAATCCCTATACCTGTTAAAAATGAACCTAAAAAAACTAAAAGTACAGATGTTCCAGCTGCAACTTCATTTTCATCCAAGCCTCTCCCTATAAGCCAATTTTTAATTACTTGACCTAATATACATATAAGCCCACCTACTACAAAAGCCCAAAATATATTTTTAAAATAAGTAGGTCTTGGTACTTTTCTTTCTGCATATTCTTGATAATCCTTTTTATTTAATTTATCCATATTTTACTCCTTTCTATATCATTTTATAAGTATTAGCCAATGTGCAAGGGAACCTACCACTTTTCCCATGACTATTGCCAATATCAAATAAGTAACATAATCTCTTAAATCTAATTTTCTAGCTACTACAGGAACTACATTCAACACTTCTGCCAGTGCGGATGCAAATAATCCAACAAATATACCAAAAAACAATCCAAAGAACACTGACATATATTTATTTAATTTAAAAGAAATGTTTAATGAAAAAATTAAACTAAACAAAAACATTCCCAACGTAAACATTCTCTGATACAATACCACATGTTTGTCAGTATCTGAAATTTGTGCAAGTCTAGGTATAATACCAAGCAATGTAATAAAAGCTGCTGCTGCATTTCCTACAACAATGCCCCCTGATACAGAAAGAACTATAAGGAAAAACTTTTTTAGCATTTTCCTACCACCTTCTAAAGAGGATTATTTGTATCTTTAATCTTTTGTATGATAAACTCATCTACGTTTTTATTGTACAAGTCCATTTCCACTTCCAGTGGTCCTGGTTCTTTTCTTCTAGTTCTATTGCTAAAATTGGAGCTAAAAAATGCTGTCATTCCTATTCCTATTCCTATAGAATAAGGAATGAGCATTATGAGGGGATTGTGCTTTCCTTCACCAGTCACAATAAAATATAATTTTTCCATAGAACCTTTCATATTTACATCTTCATGAAAGTTTACTATCGCCAATCCTGCACCTAAAAATAATGCTATACATACAAATAACATCTTCAGTATTTTAAAAAAATTGCTTTTTTTCTTTGAAGATTTTACTTCAATAAGTATTTCTTCTTTACCCACCATATTTACTTCAACATCATCTCTCTCATTTTCAATTTTATTGATAATATCTATGGCAGAAACAAAATCCGAAATTTCTTCTTCTTTTGCTTTATATATTTTTAGATTTTCAAGATATTTTTGAACATTAGAATTCTTGCAATAGATTTCAGCTACATCTGTTAGCAATACATTACTATTGGGTTCAGCAGAATACCTAGATTCTAATTTTATGTATATTTGATCTTTATCCATGTCTTTCACTCCCTAAATTATATATGTAATTTTACTTACGAATTTTGCTTTTTTAGGAACATATTTGTTAGAATTGTTAGTTCTATAAAATATTAAACCAATTGAAAAAGATAATACTAAAACTAAAACTATAATTATTTTTTTAGTTGCAAATTTTTTCACCCTATCACTCCAATTTAAAAATTCTAATTTTAGTATTTGCACTTATTTAATTTTCATTCAAAAAAAAAGGCATGTATTCATGCCTTAACTAACATATTTCTTATATCTTCCAATATTCTTTTTTCTATTCTAGACACTTGAACTTGAGATATTCCCAGCATTTCTGCCACTTCAACTTGAGTTTTATCCCTAAAATATCTCATGACTATCACTTGTCTATCTCTAGGTTTCAACTGATTTAAGAGTTCCTTTAAAAGTATACTATCAATAACATCTATCTCGTCTTCTTTATTGCTTAACTTATCTATAAGATACAATGGAGAACCATCACTTTGATTAATAACATCGTACAGATAGTCTGGCTGATAACTTGAATCTAATGCTACAACTATTTCTTCTTTATCTACATCAACTTCATCAGCTATCTCTTGTATTGTAGGTTCCCTACCCAATTCTTTAGTTAATTTTTCCTTAGCATATTTAGCTTTAGTAGCCGTTTGCTTTAGAGATCTACTAACTTTTATCATTCCATCATCTCTCAGAAATCTTTTTATCTCACCCATAATCATGGGAACAGCATAGGTTGAAAATCTAACATCATAGCTTGAATCAAATTTGTCAATAGCTTTCAACAACCCAATGCACCCTATTTGAAATAAATCTTCAATATCATAACCCCTGTTGGCAAACCCTCTCAAAACACTTTTTACAAGGCCTAGATTGCTACAAACCAATTTTTCTTTTGCTTCCTCATCTCCCTGTTGAGCCAATTTAATCAATTTCATGGTCTCTTCGTGACTCAAAAGATTGCTTTCATAAGATTCTCTATTCTCCATATTATCTACTCCTTATTGGAAAGGCTTTGGAACTTTTTCCTCATTTTGACCACTGTTCCTTCTCCTATATGGCTAGCAACTTCTAATTTATCCATAAAAGTTTCCATGACAGTAAATCCCATACCTGATCTCTCCAATTCAGGCTTTGACGTATAAAAAGGCTCCATAGCTTTTTCTAAGTCCTCTATACCCTTCCCTTTATCATAAACTAATATCTCTATTTCTTGATTTTCTATTTTAGACTCTATAGTGACAATTCCTTCTGTATCTTCATATCCATGTATAATAGCATTAGTCACTGCCTCTGACACAGCTGTTTTTATATCAGATATTTCTTCAATGGTAGGATCTAATTGGGAGGCAAAAGCAGCCACAACCACTCTTGCAAAGGCCTCATTTGTTGATTTGCTCAAAAAATCAAGTTTCATATAATTTTTATTATTCATAGTATTCTCACCCCTCTAAACTATTATTTATAGCATTTTCTATAGAATCGTATAGCTCAATTATTTTTAGAATTCCAGACATACGTAATATTCTAATCACATTCGAACTAGAACTAACAATAGAAACTTTTCCACCATTTTCTTCACACATCTTATACCTTCCCATGATAAGTCCAATTCCTGAGCTGTCCATAAAATTTAACTCTCTTAAATCAAATACAATATTTTTCTTTCCTTCATCCAAATACCAAATGTCAATTTTCTCTCTTGCCTCTTCTGTACTATGATGATCTAATTCCCCCTTAAACTTAACTATCAAAATATCCTCAATGGTATCTAAAATAAGTCGCAAAATACCGCCTCCTGACCTTGAATTTTAAATTAACTATTCTACAAAGCTTATGAATATTCCTTCAATGAAAAATGACTAGTTTTGTAAAAAAAAGAAAAATAGAGTCAAAGGACTCTATTTTAAATGTTTACATGCAACTACAACATGACCCAATAGTATAGAAGTTGTCACACTGCCTACACCTCCAGGTACAGGAGTTATACTCTTTACTTTTGTATTTACATTGTCAAAATCTACATCACCAGAAATATTTCCACCTTTATCTAAACTAATCCCCACATCAATTATCACTGAATTTTCATTGAAATATCCTTCATCAAAATATTTAGCTCTTCCAAGAGCAGTAACTACTATGTCAGAACTTTTTGTAACTTTCTTTAAATCTTTTGTTCTTGAATGACAAATAGTCACTGTAGCATTTTTACCTAAAAGCATCATACTCAAAGGTTTCCCAACGACCATGCTCCTATTTACAACTGAAACTTTTGCGCCTTCTAGAGGTATATCATAAAACTCCATAATCTTCATTGCTGCTTTTGGAGTACATGGAGCAAATCCATCCATATCTCCTTCAAATACCTTTTCTAAATTTAGTGGATTCATACAATCAACGTCTTTTAGTGAACTAATAGTATTATTTATTTGTTCTTCATCTATATGTTTGGGAAGAGGCCTAAAGATAAGTATCCCATGAATATCCATATCCTGATTTAATTTTTCTATAATCTCTAACAAACCTTCAGTAGAAATAGATTCTTCCAATTCATATACTTTTGCTACAATTCCTACACTATCACAATTTTTCAAGATACTCTTTTCATAAGCAATATCATCAGAATTTTGACCTACTCTTAAAATCCCTAATGTAGGACTTATCCCTACATTGTTTAATTCAACTACCTCCTTTTTTATATTTTCTTTTATATTTTTAGCTACTTCTTTTCCACTTAAAATGTCAGCCATATAAAAACCTCCCAATATATATGTAATAATTTTATTATAACATAAAGAACCAAAAAAAATGTAGCAGAGAATAATTCTCGCTACATTTTATAAAGTATACATCATCCTATTTAATTTTAACAGTTTCTCGTTTTAAATCCTCTTCAAGCACAGATTTTCCTCTAAATCTAACTATGATATAAATTAAAGCTAAGCCAAGAATCAAAACCAATGCCGCAGGTGCACCAGTAATTCCTTTTATTAAATAACATATTATTGAAACAGCTGCAACTATCATGGCATAGGGCATTTGAGTACTTACATGATCTAAATGATCGGCACCAGCAGCCATAGATGACATAATAGTTGTATCTGAAATAGGTGAAATATGATCTCCCAATATTGCCCCACTTAAAACTGTGCTTATAGTGACAATCAACATATTAGGATCCGCTCCCATTTCTACATAACTTTCTGCCAATGGCAAAGCTAATGGTACAACTATAGCCATTGTTCCCCAAGCAGTACCAGTAGCAATAGAAATAAGAGAAGATATTATAAATACTATCACTGGCAACAATGCAATTGGCAAAGAACCAGACACAGCTCCTACCAAAAATTTAGCAGCTCCTACATCTTTTGTCACACTGCCAATTGACCAGGCAAGTACCAATATAATACAAGCCATAACCATGGATTTAGCTCCCTCTACCCAAGTATCAAATGCCTCCCCAACTGTGAAAATTCTTTGTGATACTCCCATGATCATAGCAACCATACTAGAAATAAGAGATCCCCATAGTAAAGCTTTAAATGAATCTCCATTTCCAAAAGCTTCCCTAAAGCTTGTAGCACCTTCTGAACCAGTATACCAAATACCTACAAATACAACTATTATCAAAGTCAATATAGGTACAACGGCATTTGAAGCTTTAAGCTTAATATCACTTCTTATTTCCATTTTCCCTATTTCGTCACTACTCATTGGATTGGAACCATCTGCAACAAGTTTTCCCGTAAGTCGAGCTCTTTTTTCCGCTTCATACATCGGTCCAAAATCCCTTTGAGTCAATATGATCATCAAAACCATAAACAAAGTGAAAATGCAATAATACATATATGGGATAGTCTTTAAAAAAACACTATAACCATTAACTTCCATTCCCATTCCCTTATATGAATCACTTATAACTCCAATCATATATCCAACCCAAGTTGATACAAGGGCAAGGCCTGTAATTGGTGCTGCAGTTGAATCTATAATATATGATAATTTTTCTTTTGATACATTGTTTTTATCGGTTAAAGGTCGCATTGTAGGTCCAACTATCAATGTATTAGCATAATCATCAAAAAATACTAATATACCTAAAACCCAAGTAAAAAGTTGAGCAGTCTTAGGGCTCTTGACTTTTTTCCCTAATCCCTCTGCAACAGCTAAAGTCCCTCCCATTTTGTTTACTACACCAATCATTCCTCCAATAGCCAACAAAAATATAATTACACTAGCAGAATCCGGATCAGCAAGTGAACCAAGAATATACTGATCTAATGATCTCAAAAAACCAAATCCTGGATTCCATCCATTTAGCATTGTAGCTCCAAGAAACACTCCTAAAAATAAAGATAATAACACCTGTTTAGTAACGAAAGCTAATACAATTGCAACAAGTGGTGGTAAAATTGATAACCAGCCAAAGTCAATTTCTTCATCATTTTCTGCAAATACTGGAATTGTTAATATCAAAGTCAAGATTAATAGTACAGCTATAAACACTTTCCTGTTCATTAATAATCCTCCTTTGTTTGTTTTTTAACAATGCCTGCTATACTAACCCCCTTTCCTAAAATATTAGAACCTCTTCCTTTAAATAATTTATTTAAAAAATATTAAAAGAAGCCAAGAGCAATAACTGTTGACAATATTCCTACTAGAGTTCCAGTCACTAAGTCCTTAAAAGAATGCCTCTTTAAATTTATCCTTGCCCAAAACACTATAGGTAATAATAAAAACAACCAAAGTGCTGGTACTCCTAAAAAATGATACAAAAGTGTTATCGGACCAGATACCCCACAAGCATGTCCACTAGCTTTTACTTTGACAATCTTATTGATAAAAGCTAACATACCCCCCGATGCAATATATGCACTAAAAATCTTTTCTACAATAACTGGTGCTTTCAATATAAAAACAAGAGCTGTTCCCAATATATAACTTGAAACTGCTAAAACAAAAGCAAGCTTTCTCTCTCCATCTCTTCCCTTGTCCTTAAACCCTGGTAAAATTCTTTTAAGTGGATATGCCAACAATGGCATTATGGTTAGAAAAAAAATTGAATAAAAATACCACCCACAGCTTTTAAAATCTTCCCTAAAATTAAAGTATAGCAATGTAATTGAAAATAGTGCTACAATTGGAACTACCGTCAAAATACTAATGAATTTGGCTATTTTTTCTTTCAAATAATTACCCCCTAAAAACTATTTATTAGTCACAATTCTTCTCGCCGTCACATATCTAGAGGCATAATATTTTGAATTTATATTTGCCCTTTCTACTTTTTTAGAACCAGAAGATGCATGAATCATCTGCTGATCTCCTATATAAAGGCCTACATGAGAAATTCCCTTTCCAGAAGTATTGAAAAAGACCAAATCTCCAGGTAAAAGTTCTGATTTTTTAACAGGAACACCTACTCCTACTTGATCTCTCGATGATCTTGGAAGTTTAATTCCTAAACTATTTTTATAGATTGAAAATGTGAGCCCTGAGCAATCATATCCTTTTTCCCCTATATCTCCAGATACATAGGGACTGCCAACCACAGCATGAGCACTCGATATAAGCTTATTTAAGCTAGAAGTTCTTCTTGAAAACATATTTCTTGAAGCAAATTCTCTTCCTCTATCAAGTTTTATATAATCCTTTGGTACTTGGAATTCATTCTCAAATTCATCTATGACAATAAATTTATTGTTTCTAAATTCCTTAATGGGTACTATATCACCTTTAACTAATATATAAAAGCATTTACCGCCATTATTTATAGTTTTATTGACTGTAGAAATTCCACAGCTTATGTAATCTTCTTTAAACGACTCATCTTTAAAAAATTTCATTTTTGCATAACCTTTATTGAAATTTTTCCCTGCAAATAATCCATACTCTCCAGAAGAGCTAATTAAAGTAACAATTTCTCCAGACTTTAATTCTCCTATAACTCTTCCATCTGAATTCGGTTTGTCCAACAAATTTGTTTTATCTATAGCCTTATAATTTTTATTGATTTTTTTAGTTTTTAAAATGTATTCTTTGGGTACTTCGTAAAAATTTGAATCTTTTTTTATTGTATATAAACCCTTAGATTCTTCTTCTATATCAACTACTTCTTCTTGACTAAAATTCTCTTTGATTCCATTTTTATCGGATAAACTAAAATTTTTTATAAATATTCCTGTATCAGCAAATCCTATAGATGAAAACATGACTAATATTAAAATAGTAGCTATAAAAGATCTCCTCTTTTTCCCCACCACCAACACATCCTTTTTTTATTAGTCCTCTCTAAAAAAACTTATTATATTTGATATTATATATTATATTATATAATGTATCAATATTATAATTGATTTTTATTGCAAGAATTTTATGAATTTTTTAAGCATCATAAAAAAACCCAAGAAAATTAGTCATCTTGGGTCCCAATTGGTTCTACATGAACCATGCAATGTTTTACATTCGAAACTCCACCCTCAATAGAATCATGAACTTCTTCTGCTATTTCATGACCTCTTTCCACAGTAAGAGCTCCCTCAACAGAAATCTCAATATCTACATACAGTTTGTTTCCAAACATTCTAGTCTTTAATAAATTTATATTTTCAACCCCATCTATAGATTGAGCCAATTTTTTTATCTTGTCTACAGTTTCATCATCTGCAGACTCATCTACTAATTCCTTAGTAGCTCTTATATATAAGTCAACTCCTACCTTAATTACAAACAAACTAACCGTTATACCGGCTATAGGATCTAATACCTTTAAGCCCATCCTAGCACCAAGTATTCCAGCAAAAGTTCCAATAGAAGAAAATGCGTCAGATCTATGATGCCATGCATCAGCTTCAAGGGATAAACTTTTTATCTTTTTTGCTACTTTAACTGTATACCAATACATGCCTTCCTTAGCTATAATAGAAACTAAAGCAGCTATCAAGGCTATTAGACCAGGTGTTTTAATATTTCCATATATTAATGTCTTTACTCCTTCATATCCAATAAAGAAACCTGTTAATATAAGCATGACACTTAAAATTTTTGCAAATACAGCTTCATACTTCTCGTGACCATAAGGGTGCTCTTTGTCTGCATCTTTTGACGATACCTTTAACCCCAAAATTACCACAACAGTAGTTAAGACATCTGACAAAGTATGAACACCGTCAGCAAGCATAGCACTACTTTTCCCTACAACTCCAGAAATTATTTTAAAAATAGACAAAATTACATTTACTATTATTGTGATGACTGAAGTTTTAACTCCCAATTTGAAATCATCCATAATATTACCTCCAAAATATATAATATTATATTATTATATGCATAATTTATTTCAATTGATAATATTATATACCCATTAATCTCAAAAATCTAGCATTTTACACAAATAGAACTCATTATCAATTGATAATGAGTTCTATTACCAATAAAAGGAGTAGCAGTATATTTTCTACCCTTTAGCAAATACTAATATTACTTTAAAATGAAAGGAAGATTGGTATGGAACAAAGATTTGTAGTCATAACTAATAATAATTTTTCCCAGCCTATGTCTAGAGAAAATGCTATAAAAATGGTTAAAGAATATGATAAAAAGGGAATAGATGGATATATAGTATCTGAAGATGAGGCTAAACGAATAAAAACTCCTGAAAATTTCAATGAACCAAAATGGGATTAGGAAGTGGAATGGCTATTTCACTTCCAATTCATCAACATATTTATCACAATTTTTGCAATAATATCTAATCTCCACTTCAGTTCCACAATCTTTATGGCAAACTGTTTTATTACAATTATCTAGATACCTACTTGCCCATAATATCATAGCATTAAATACATAATTAAAATCCTTTCCTTTCTCCGTCATCATATATTTATATCTAGGAGGATGTTCATTGTATAGTTCCAAATATATGATCTCATTTTCCTCAAGGATTTTTATCCTATCTGAAAGGATATTTGTAGGTATTGGTTCTAATGCTTCTTCCAGTTCTTTAAAAGTATTTTTGCCTTTAGATATTCTGTGAAGAACCAACATAGTCCATCTATCTCCTAAAATATTTAAAGTTTGAGCTAAATTACAATCAAAATCATAAGTATTCTTCAACATATCACTTCCTTTCTAATCCACCATCTATAAGCATTTTCATAAATTCTTTATC
It includes:
- a CDS encoding cation diffusion facilitator family transporter, with the translated sequence MDDFKLGVKTSVITIIVNVILSIFKIISGVVGKSSAMLADGVHTLSDVLTTVVVILGLKVSSKDADKEHPYGHEKYEAVFAKILSVMLILTGFFIGYEGVKTLIYGNIKTPGLIALIAALVSIIAKEGMYWYTVKVAKKIKSLSLEADAWHHRSDAFSSIGTFAGILGARMGLKVLDPIAGITVSLFVIKVGVDLYIRATKELVDESADDETVDKIKKLAQSIDGVENINLLKTRMFGNKLYVDIEISVEGALTVERGHEIAEEVHDSIEGGVSNVKHCMVHVEPIGTQDD
- a CDS encoding winged helix-turn-helix transcriptional regulator, whose translation is MLKNTYDFDCNLAQTLNILGDRWTMLVLHRISKGKNTFKELEEALEPIPTNILSDRIKILEENEIIYLELYNEHPPRYKYMMTEKGKDFNYVFNAMILWASRYLDNCNKTVCHKDCGTEVEIRYYCKNCDKYVDELEVK